A genomic window from Periophthalmus magnuspinnatus isolate fPerMag1 chromosome 16, fPerMag1.2.pri, whole genome shotgun sequence includes:
- the LOC117383948 gene encoding basic helix-loop-helix transcription factor scleraxis-like translates to MTFAMLRTAPPAGRFMYGDIALLSEDDEENGSEGSGSDERNSAFRLSSSSPSAFHIKVNRKRKLCSGGGGAMLGRLGPPGSSPNGVGEVRQRTAANARERDRTNSVNTAFTALRTLIPTEPADRKLSKIETLRLASSYISHLGNVLLLGEGLHDGQPCHAPSPPFFHVNSSPNRGSDQSTQPKHICTFCLSNQRKMNKDRDRKTAIRS, encoded by the exons ATGACATTTGCCATGCTCCGCACAGCGCCCCCCGCAGGTCGCTTCATGTATGGCGACATTGCTCTGCTGTCTGAAGACGATGAGGAGAACGGCAGCGAGGGCTCGGGTTCGGATGAGCGTAACTCTGCCTTCCGCCTCTCATCCTCGTCACCCTCTGCATTTCATATCAAGGTGAACAGGAAGAGGAAGCTGTGTTCAGGTGGAGGGGGGGCCATGCTGGGGAGACTGGGCCCCCCGGGGTCTTCTCCAAATGGGGTCGGGGAGGTGCGCCAGAGGACAGCTGCCAATGCACGAGAGAGGGATCGCACCAACTCTGTCAATACTGCTTTCACTGCTCTTCGCACTCTCATCCCCACTGAGCCTGCAGACAG GAAACTGTCAAAGATCGAGACACTGCGTCTGGCGAGCAGTTACATAAGTCACCTGGGCAACGTGCTGCTGCTGGGGGAGGGGCTTCATGATGGACAGCCATGCCACGCCCCCTCACCTCCGTTTTTCCACGTCAACTCCTCCCCAAACCGCGGCTCAGACCAGTCTACGCAGCCCAAACACATCTGCACCTTCTGCCTCAGCAACCAGCGCAAAATG